From Halotia branconii CENA392, the proteins below share one genomic window:
- a CDS encoding helix-turn-helix domain-containing protein — MGKAGKALKRVLETYGISQNKLAVTMGTGRPNVHRWVNEMTDPVAETVLEIRNALKVINPAAAEEFIRLYLEDPTEDDKQL, encoded by the coding sequence ATGGGAAAAGCAGGAAAAGCGCTGAAACGGGTATTGGAAACTTATGGTATTAGCCAAAACAAGTTAGCAGTGACAATGGGAACAGGACGGCCAAACGTTCATCGCTGGGTAAACGAGATGACAGACCCTGTGGCGGAGACAGTGTTAGAAATTCGTAATGCGCTGAAAGTAATCAACCCAGCAGCAGCAGAGGAGTTTATTAGGCTGTATTTAGAAGACCCTACAGAAGATGATAAGCAACTCTAG
- a CDS encoding ABC transporter permease, whose amino-acid sequence MGNQVVILVGTFVLLVTGLLLGYVLSQLVLGFLSFSPPILFGTLSLILIFGTLYYVLFWQLKREQTPVVSVERRVEVNEINETNEPTVENHLKDNLIAKLNGDVAAAERLIEQAKQDYPGMPESWYCERVLDDLERDQR is encoded by the coding sequence ATGGGGAACCAAGTAGTTATTCTTGTCGGTACATTTGTTCTTTTAGTCACCGGTTTGTTACTTGGCTATGTTCTCTCACAGTTAGTTTTAGGATTTCTGTCATTTAGCCCGCCCATTCTTTTTGGAACACTCAGCCTGATTTTAATTTTTGGTACACTTTATTACGTTTTATTCTGGCAGTTAAAGAGAGAACAAACCCCGGTAGTTTCAGTAGAAAGACGTGTTGAGGTCAACGAAATTAACGAAACCAACGAACCAACAGTTGAGAACCATCTCAAAGACAACCTCATTGCTAAACTAAACGGTGATGTCGCGGCTGCCGAGCGTTTAATTGAGCAAGCAAAACAGGATTATCCAGGGATGCCAGAAAGTTGGTATTGCGAAAGAGTACTTGATGATTTAGAGCGCGATCAACGTTAA
- a CDS encoding AmpG family muropeptide MFS transporter — translation MNIVRSLLQVFGSRKMAALLLLGFSSGLPLFLTSKTLQAWMTVEKVDLTAIGLFSLVGLPYSLKFLWSPLLDRFALPFLGRRRGWLMTIQIGLLIAIACMAFQQPKQALQLLAINAVAIAFFSATQDIAADAYRTDVLEELELGAGAAVFVLGYRVALLLTGSLALILADRIPWSSVYLLMAVGMIIGILGTLFAPEPKEIRPPESLAAAVILPFGEFFQRQGVIRAFLVLLFIVLYKLGDSFVNNMSTPFLLQTGFTQTDIGAIQGGMGLIATIIGTLAGGAVLSKIGLNRSLWLFGGLQALSNLAYLLLAQVGKNYQVLILTINIENFCAGLGTAAFVAFLMNMCNQRFSATQYALLSSFMAVSRDILVAPAGSLAKNTGWPLFFVISIIAAVPGLLLLPFFAPWNPKPGALSRPGLEEEEEDLWGTK, via the coding sequence ATGAATATAGTGCGATCGCTGCTGCAAGTTTTCGGTAGCCGTAAAATGGCAGCGTTATTATTATTAGGGTTTTCATCAGGGTTGCCCTTATTTCTCACCAGTAAGACCTTGCAAGCTTGGATGACGGTGGAGAAAGTTGATTTGACCGCTATTGGGTTATTTAGTCTTGTAGGCTTGCCTTATTCGTTAAAATTTCTCTGGTCGCCTTTGTTAGACAGGTTTGCACTGCCATTTCTGGGTAGGCGGCGGGGTTGGTTGATGACAATTCAGATTGGATTGTTGATTGCGATCGCCTGCATGGCTTTTCAACAACCGAAACAAGCACTACAATTGTTAGCGATCAATGCTGTAGCGATCGCCTTTTTCAGTGCAACTCAAGATATTGCTGCTGATGCCTACCGCACCGACGTTTTAGAAGAATTAGAATTGGGAGCAGGTGCAGCAGTTTTCGTTTTAGGTTATCGGGTCGCGCTGTTACTCACTGGATCTTTGGCGTTAATCCTGGCTGATAGAATACCTTGGTCATCGGTTTACTTGTTGATGGCAGTGGGGATGATAATTGGTATTCTGGGAACTTTATTTGCACCAGAACCCAAGGAAATCCGTCCACCAGAATCTTTAGCCGCTGCGGTGATCTTGCCTTTTGGAGAATTTTTCCAGCGTCAGGGTGTAATTCGAGCCTTTTTAGTGCTGCTGTTTATCGTCCTTTATAAACTGGGCGATTCCTTTGTTAACAATATGTCCACACCCTTTTTGCTGCAAACAGGATTTACTCAAACCGATATTGGAGCAATTCAAGGCGGTATGGGACTTATTGCTACTATTATTGGCACTTTAGCAGGGGGCGCAGTTTTAAGTAAAATTGGTCTCAATCGCTCACTGTGGTTATTTGGCGGACTGCAAGCATTAAGTAACTTAGCTTACTTATTACTAGCCCAAGTCGGTAAAAATTATCAGGTTCTAATACTTACAATCAACATCGAAAACTTTTGTGCTGGGTTAGGAACAGCAGCTTTTGTCGCTTTTTTAATGAATATGTGTAACCAGCGCTTTTCCGCCACCCAGTATGCTTTGCTCTCAAGTTTCATGGCTGTTAGTCGTGATATTTTAGTTGCCCCAGCTGGCTCTTTAGCAAAAAATACGGGTTGGCCTTTATTTTTCGTCATTAGTATCATTGCCGCTGTGCCAGGATTACTTTTGTTACCATTCTTTGCTCCTTGGAACCCTAAGCCAGGAGCATTATCCAGACCAGGACTTGAGGAAGAAGAAGAGGATTTATGGGGAACCAAGTAG
- the dndD gene encoding DNA sulfur modification protein DndD: protein MIFIELVLQNFGPYCGRQIINLNPKIDAKNSSPIILLGGMNGGGKTTLMDAIRLALYGQRAQCSTRGNLSYNDFLTQCVNSQTDPTEDTRIELAFEHIENDKPVQYRIVRRWTINPKDGKDQLGILDANEWLDTALANIWDEYIENLLPLGISNLFLFDGEQVKELAEQESPPLIVVDAIRGLLGLELAERLGVDLEILVNRKRKELADTKELAVLEEIEQTLNLQQDEYQEIENKLKALTENLEDVEKKQQEALNKFISEGGKIAGDRSQLEKQKHERNAESESARLAMRELAADVLPLALIEPLLNAAYLQGEKEFRHQQAKTAQDLILQRDQRLIDLIHQLAIADDQVDQIHKFIDHENQSLEQDTTGETWLLADTETLHQLDNVIHHYLLYTKKTAQDKLTLLQTQEEEIIAIERQIQTAASPEDYQRLVDELQEAQKEVGEAKANCEIAKRRLYELEIEIRNTKKSLETYTDTNIKRQNKEHIIISAAKVQETLKIFREKLTLRKLNKLEVEVTECFRYLLHKSDLVHRVAIDTNTFSLSLYDLNGQPVPKHRLSAGEKQLLAIAFLWGLARVSGRRLPVAIDTPLGRLDSSHRGNLIERYFPSASHQVILLSTDTEIGKKEVETLRENEAIAREYLLKYDSSTRQTTVIENQYFW, encoded by the coding sequence ATGATATTTATTGAACTTGTATTACAAAACTTTGGCCCCTACTGTGGTCGTCAGATAATTAATCTGAACCCCAAAATTGATGCTAAAAATTCTAGCCCAATCATTTTATTAGGTGGCATGAATGGTGGTGGAAAAACCACCCTTATGGATGCAATTCGTCTTGCACTGTATGGGCAACGCGCCCAATGTTCAACTCGTGGTAATTTGAGTTATAACGATTTTCTAACCCAATGTGTTAATAGTCAGACTGATCCAACGGAAGATACTCGAATTGAATTAGCTTTTGAACACATTGAAAACGACAAACCAGTACAATATAGAATTGTACGAAGATGGACAATAAACCCTAAAGATGGTAAAGACCAATTGGGTATTTTAGATGCTAATGAATGGTTGGATACTGCGTTAGCTAATATTTGGGATGAATATATAGAAAATTTACTGCCATTGGGAATTTCTAACTTGTTTTTATTTGATGGTGAACAAGTTAAGGAACTTGCAGAACAAGAATCACCTCCACTAATTGTAGTGGATGCTATTCGTGGACTTTTGGGTTTAGAGTTAGCTGAACGTTTAGGAGTTGATTTAGAAATTTTAGTTAATCGCAAGCGGAAAGAACTTGCTGATACTAAAGAGTTAGCTGTTTTAGAAGAAATTGAACAAACACTAAATCTGCAACAAGATGAATATCAAGAAATTGAAAATAAATTAAAAGCACTTACCGAGAATTTAGAAGATGTAGAAAAAAAGCAGCAAGAAGCTTTAAATAAGTTTATTTCTGAAGGTGGTAAAATTGCTGGCGATCGCAGTCAATTAGAAAAACAAAAACATGAAAGAAATGCAGAATCGGAAAGTGCGCGTTTAGCAATGCGCGAATTAGCTGCTGATGTCTTACCTTTAGCTTTAATTGAACCTTTATTAAATGCAGCTTATCTGCAAGGAGAAAAAGAGTTTCGTCATCAACAAGCTAAGACAGCCCAAGATTTAATTTTACAACGAGATCAGCGTTTAATAGACTTAATTCATCAATTGGCGATCGCAGATGATCAAGTTGATCAAATTCACAAATTTATCGACCATGAAAACCAATCTTTAGAGCAAGATACCACAGGAGAAACTTGGTTATTAGCTGATACAGAAACACTCCACCAACTGGATAATGTCATTCACCATTACTTACTGTACACAAAGAAGACAGCCCAAGACAAGCTAACACTACTACAAACTCAAGAAGAAGAAATTATTGCTATAGAAAGACAAATACAAACAGCGGCATCTCCAGAAGATTATCAAAGACTAGTCGATGAATTACAAGAAGCACAAAAAGAAGTTGGAGAAGCTAAAGCTAATTGTGAAATAGCAAAACGTCGTTTGTATGAATTAGAAATCGAGATTCGCAACACTAAAAAAAGCCTAGAAACATATACTGACACCAATATTAAACGCCAAAATAAAGAACACATTATTATCTCTGCGGCTAAAGTCCAAGAAACACTCAAAATTTTTCGTGAAAAATTAACCCTTCGCAAACTGAACAAGTTAGAAGTAGAAGTTACAGAATGCTTTCGTTACTTGCTGCACAAATCAGATTTAGTACATCGCGTCGCCATTGACACCAACACTTTTAGCCTTTCGCTTTATGACTTAAATGGTCAACCCGTTCCCAAACATCGCCTTTCCGCTGGCGAAAAACAACTCCTAGCGATCGCCTTTCTTTGGGGTTTAGCACGAGTCTCCGGTCGCCGCTTACCCGTAGCTATTGATACGCCACTCGGTAGACTAGACTCTTCCCACCGGGGAAACCTCATAGAACGCTACTTTCCATCCGCTAGTCATCAAGTTATTTTGTTATCTACTGACACCGAAATTGGTAAAAAAGAAGTAGAAACATTGCGAGAAAATGAAGCGATCGCCCGTGAATATCTCCTCAAATATGACTCTAGCACCCGCCAAACCACAGTGATCGAAAATCAATATTTTTGGTAG
- the dndE gene encoding DNA sulfur modification protein DndE, whose amino-acid sequence MEAPIERIKLSQTAKDQLLKLRRNTKIDQWNILCRWAFCRSLAEPTPPSPVPIPQDSNVEMTWRVFGGEMSDILLLALKQRCHNDGYPTDKETLATQFRLHLHRGIGYLAGDPNIKKIEDLIEIAVKN is encoded by the coding sequence ATGGAAGCCCCAATCGAAAGAATTAAACTATCTCAAACAGCCAAAGACCAACTTCTTAAACTCAGACGCAACACCAAAATCGACCAATGGAATATTCTATGTCGTTGGGCATTTTGTCGTTCCCTCGCCGAACCAACCCCACCCTCACCTGTACCAATTCCTCAAGATAGTAACGTTGAGATGACTTGGCGCGTTTTTGGCGGGGAAATGTCCGATATCCTCCTTCTCGCTCTTAAGCAACGCTGTCACAACGATGGTTATCCCACCGACAAAGAAACCCTCGCTACCCAATTTCGCCTACACTTGCATCGCGGTATTGGCTACTTAGCAGGTGATCCAAATATCAAGAAAATTGAAGATTTAATTGAAATAGCGGTGAAAAATTGA
- a CDS encoding HEAT repeat domain-containing protein, which translates to MYDEDDLSLLDNVEQELESPLDKMEPLTAEEEVAKPDPEVMLALLESPHSQQRMLAARAFCDIEDARATPHLIGLLNDTCPLVRVSAAYGIGRNPSFEAVEPLITQLNKDWNGYVRKGIVWALGNCRDRRSLAPLANALRTDISAVRLWSASALAQMAEVSYEAVVGAMPSLIQALVQDPIAAVRSNCAWTIGQLCRELPSNIIYATAIDALIQAFAEDQDLGVREDAKASLLGVGDPRGLQLIETLEQEGWF; encoded by the coding sequence ATGTATGACGAAGACGACTTGAGCTTGCTTGATAATGTCGAGCAAGAACTAGAAAGCCCCCTAGATAAAATGGAGCCACTAACTGCTGAAGAGGAAGTGGCCAAACCAGACCCAGAAGTGATGTTAGCTCTTTTGGAAAGTCCTCATTCTCAACAAAGGATGCTAGCAGCTCGTGCCTTTTGCGACATTGAAGATGCACGGGCAACCCCTCATCTAATTGGCTTATTGAACGATACCTGTCCTTTAGTACGAGTGAGTGCAGCCTACGGCATCGGACGTAACCCCTCTTTTGAGGCAGTAGAGCCGTTAATTACTCAACTAAACAAAGACTGGAATGGTTATGTGCGTAAAGGCATTGTTTGGGCTTTAGGAAATTGCCGCGATCGCCGTTCTTTAGCACCCTTAGCAAATGCCTTAAGGACTGATATTTCCGCAGTGCGTTTATGGTCTGCTAGTGCCTTAGCGCAGATGGCAGAGGTGAGTTATGAGGCTGTCGTGGGGGCAATGCCGTCACTAATTCAAGCCTTAGTTCAAGATCCGATCGCAGCAGTGCGGAGTAACTGCGCTTGGACAATTGGACAGCTGTGTCGAGAATTACCTTCTAATATTATTTATGCCACAGCGATCGACGCTTTAATTCAAGCCTTTGCTGAAGACCAAGATTTAGGAGTACGGGAAGATGCAAAAGCTTCATTATTAGGTGTAGGCGATCCTCGTGGCTTGCAGTTGATTGAAACTTTAGAACAAGAAGGTTGGTTTTAG
- a CDS encoding DNA phosphorothioation-associated putative methyltransferase, with protein MPEALEIERHRAAIARNDISRPVRLAIEWSILNQDTTFFDYGCGYGGDVERVTNLGYTSAGWDPYYYPDTPITTADIVNLGYVLNVIEDQEERCQSLIQAWELTHQVLIVAAQVLINAPSKTQLAYSDGIVTRRNTFQKYYEQAELKTYIDQVLNVDAVPVALGVYFIFRDEAQKQSFKAIRFFSSTATPRVRVPSKRFEDYQEQLQPLMDFFTKRGRLPVKGELVNQQELLSEFGNFRRAFGVILQATDEAEWDAIAYRRSLDIQVYLALTHFDQRPKFHQLAPEMRHDIKAFFGNYEEACQVADQKLLSLGNPKVVQTVCEKSRIGKHTRGALYIHISALAALDPLLRIYEGCASRTIGRVDGATLIKYYTDKPQISYLFYPDFDQDPHPALKASITIDLKTLYITHRDYENRANPPILHRKETFITSNYPRYEEFAQLTRQEQQLGLLKLKSDIGTRKGWEKCLAAHGVEIMGHEVKQG; from the coding sequence ATGCCCGAAGCGCTAGAAATCGAGCGTCATAGAGCTGCGATCGCTCGTAATGATATATCTCGCCCTGTGCGATTGGCAATAGAATGGTCAATCTTGAACCAAGACACCACCTTTTTTGACTACGGCTGCGGTTACGGTGGCGATGTAGAGCGAGTAACAAACCTAGGTTACACTAGCGCAGGTTGGGACCCTTACTACTATCCCGATACACCAATCACAACCGCTGATATAGTTAACTTGGGTTATGTCCTCAATGTGATTGAAGACCAAGAAGAACGCTGTCAAAGTTTAATTCAAGCCTGGGAACTCACCCATCAAGTTTTAATTGTCGCAGCTCAAGTACTAATTAATGCTCCCAGTAAAACACAACTAGCTTACAGCGATGGGATAGTAACTCGCCGCAATACTTTTCAGAAATACTACGAACAAGCAGAACTCAAAACTTATATTGATCAAGTCTTAAATGTAGATGCAGTCCCAGTAGCGCTGGGTGTTTACTTTATCTTTCGGGATGAAGCTCAAAAGCAAAGTTTCAAAGCCATCCGCTTCTTTTCTAGTACTGCAACTCCACGAGTCCGCGTACCTAGTAAGCGATTTGAAGATTATCAAGAACAACTCCAACCATTAATGGACTTTTTTACCAAGCGTGGCAGATTACCTGTAAAAGGTGAATTGGTAAATCAACAAGAATTATTGAGTGAATTTGGTAACTTCCGCCGGGCTTTTGGCGTAATTTTACAAGCCACAGATGAAGCAGAATGGGATGCGATCGCCTACCGTCGCTCTTTAGATATTCAAGTTTATCTGGCTTTGACCCACTTTGATCAACGCCCGAAATTTCATCAGCTAGCGCCGGAAATGCGCCATGACATCAAAGCTTTTTTTGGGAACTACGAAGAAGCTTGCCAAGTAGCCGACCAAAAGCTACTTAGTTTGGGCAATCCCAAAGTTGTACAAACTGTTTGCGAAAAAAGCAGAATTGGCAAACACACGCGCGGCGCTCTTTACATTCATATTTCTGCATTAGCTGCACTCGACCCATTGCTACGAATTTACGAAGGCTGTGCTAGTCGCACCATTGGGCGTGTAGATGGAGCTACGTTAATTAAATATTACACAGATAAACCGCAAATATCCTATCTTTTCTATCCAGATTTTGACCAAGATCCTCATCCAGCGTTAAAAGCCAGTATAACTATTGACTTAAAGACTTTATACATAACTCACCGAGACTACGAAAATCGAGCCAATCCGCCAATTCTGCATCGCAAAGAAACTTTTATTACTAGCAACTACCCACGCTACGAAGAATTTGCTCAACTCACCCGACAAGAACAGCAATTAGGACTGCTCAAACTCAAAAGCGATATAGGTACTCGCAAAGGTTGGGAAAAATGCCTCGCCGCCCACGGAGTGGAGATTATGGGACACGAAGTGAAGCAGGGATAA
- a CDS encoding NACHT domain-containing protein — protein sequence MAKRSLQASAEGIRKAKQAFKRTGWTQEYLASEVSLETRQPIWKFFTGKPIDRHVFNDICFILELEPSEIAQKPDFDESTFLDTSTGITLDIDALVQKLRSVHYEKMQAQCGTLHLLDITRPIALNDIYVDVNILEEITSNRWLEISDLQKLNANKFNYCKLSKSSSEKIVGLEMVKRYSHLMVLGKPGSGKTTFLQSIAINCNQGIFQPDYLPIFISLKNFAEDIRERNQISLFNYLYDYLINFGISEQDLVKVLAHGRALVLLDGLDEVTTEFAEKVIHKIRIFTEKFYKNQIIITSRIAYQDYQFQRFTEVEIADFTKTEIAIFAENWFLTVAKKLPLQAKKLANRFMQELELKENLPILELAATPIFLNFLCLVFNSLEDFPSNRCELYKQALDLLLLRWDEAKGIKREQVSCDLSLLHKVKLLSRIAAILFTQGNDFQSESTIRQIIADYLVHLPNRITDIETLELESAAVLKAIEVQHGLLTERARGIYTFSHLIFQEYLIAREVITNNQLLKDFVNHLNEYRWRNIYLLSVDMLRPADTLLQLIKENIDNLATTNTLLYDFLGWIKRKSATVSTSYHAASVRAFYFTIALPPEYPLAFNQELAMSLDQRLAGNLAVDLALDLALTHALVVSLGINVDIFLQRFSALSFALDLRHLLTDQPSLQKSLQDLKNQLPFPSQGGEVLKIWWQDHGNAWIEELRTLMIDTRQIGHNWQFNQHELEQLQQYWDANKLLLDCLNRASDVTPQLGNFIKENLFLVCG from the coding sequence ATGGCAAAGCGATCGCTCCAAGCATCAGCTGAAGGCATTAGAAAGGCAAAACAAGCTTTTAAACGCACGGGTTGGACACAAGAATATCTAGCTAGTGAAGTCAGTCTAGAAACTCGCCAGCCTATTTGGAAGTTTTTCACTGGTAAGCCTATCGACCGCCATGTTTTTAATGACATTTGCTTTATCCTTGAGCTAGAACCGTCAGAAATAGCCCAAAAGCCGGATTTCGACGAATCCACGTTTTTAGATACCTCTACAGGCATTACCCTAGATATTGATGCCCTTGTGCAGAAACTGCGGTCTGTTCACTATGAAAAAATGCAAGCCCAGTGCGGTACTTTACATCTTTTAGATATTACTAGACCCATTGCCCTCAACGATATTTATGTTGATGTCAATATTCTTGAGGAAATTACTAGTAACAGATGGCTAGAAATTTCCGATTTGCAAAAGTTAAATGCAAATAAATTCAATTATTGTAAATTGAGTAAATCAAGCTCAGAAAAAATAGTAGGACTAGAAATGGTTAAAAGATATTCCCATCTGATGGTGTTGGGAAAGCCAGGTTCTGGTAAAACTACATTTTTACAATCAATTGCTATTAATTGCAATCAAGGAATTTTCCAACCTGATTATCTACCAATTTTTATTAGTCTGAAAAACTTTGCTGAAGATATTCGAGAACGGAACCAAATTAGTTTATTTAACTATCTTTATGACTATTTAATAAATTTTGGTATTTCTGAACAAGATTTAGTTAAAGTCTTAGCTCATGGTAGAGCTTTAGTTTTATTAGATGGCTTAGATGAAGTTACGACAGAATTTGCGGAAAAAGTTATTCATAAAATTCGGATATTTACGGAAAAATTTTACAAAAACCAAATAATTATTACTTCTCGCATTGCTTATCAAGATTATCAATTTCAAAGATTTACTGAAGTAGAAATTGCAGATTTTACTAAAACAGAAATTGCCATTTTTGCAGAAAATTGGTTTTTGACAGTTGCTAAAAAATTGCCCTTGCAAGCAAAAAAATTAGCAAATAGATTTATGCAAGAACTAGAACTAAAGGAAAATTTGCCAATTCTGGAGTTAGCTGCTACACCGATTTTTTTGAATTTCCTGTGCTTAGTTTTTAATTCGCTAGAAGATTTCCCAAGCAACCGCTGTGAACTTTATAAACAAGCATTAGATCTACTTTTGTTACGCTGGGATGAAGCAAAGGGTATTAAACGAGAACAAGTCTCTTGTGACTTGTCACTACTACATAAAGTTAAATTGCTTAGTCGAATTGCAGCAATTTTATTTACCCAAGGAAATGATTTTCAAAGTGAAAGTACAATACGGCAAATCATCGCCGACTATCTAGTTCATCTTCCCAATAGAATAACTGATATAGAAACATTGGAGTTAGAGAGTGCAGCGGTATTAAAAGCAATCGAAGTGCAACATGGATTACTAACCGAAAGAGCGCGAGGAATTTATACTTTTTCTCATTTGATATTTCAAGAATATTTAATCGCTAGAGAAGTTATTACGAATAACCAACTTTTAAAAGATTTTGTTAATCATTTAAATGAGTATCGGTGGCGAAATATCTATTTACTAAGTGTAGATATGTTAAGACCTGCAGATACTTTGTTGCAGTTAATCAAAGAAAACATTGATAATTTAGCTACCACAAATACGTTATTATATGATTTTTTAGGATGGATAAAACGAAAATCTGCCACAGTCAGCACATCTTATCATGCGGCTAGTGTACGGGCTTTTTACTTTACTATTGCTCTCCCTCCAGAATATCCTTTAGCTTTTAATCAAGAGTTGGCTATGTCTTTGGATCAAAGACTTGCTGGTAATCTTGCCGTTGATTTAGCATTAGATCTAGCTCTGACTCATGCACTTGTCGTAAGTTTGGGAATCAATGTTGATATTTTTTTGCAGCGTTTTTCTGCTTTAAGTTTTGCCCTTGATTTAAGGCATTTACTTACAGATCAACCATCTTTACAAAAATCGTTGCAAGACCTGAAAAATCAACTGCCTTTTCCAAGTCAAGGTGGAGAAGTACTAAAAATCTGGTGGCAAGATCATGGAAATGCTTGGATTGAGGAATTGCGAACTCTAATGATTGATACTCGCCAAATTGGTCATAATTGGCAGTTCAATCAACATGAGTTGGAGCAACTACAGCAGTACTGGGATGCTAATAAGTTACTTTTAGATTGCCTCAATAGGGCTAGTGATGTCACTCCTCAACTAGGAAATTTTATTAAGGAAAATTTATTTTTAGTTTGTGGTTAG
- a CDS encoding GNAT family N-acetyltransferase: MSEQLLPGYYIRCGSTLERSLLVKFMQRTYQHLFPEQDFAHLARTVEQYFSRDTPLWWVDFSKEDGEEITNSPAPIACLWVGNAIDQVQGDRHAHIFLLYVEPEHRRRGVGTALMRYIENWATQRGDRQLGLQVFQSNQPALNLYNQLGYQTQSLWMVKSLNTNKEETGV, from the coding sequence GTGTCTGAGCAACTGCTACCGGGATACTACATTCGTTGTGGTTCAACATTAGAACGATCGCTGCTGGTAAAATTCATGCAGCGGACTTACCAGCATCTATTCCCAGAGCAAGATTTCGCTCACCTAGCGCGAACAGTCGAGCAATACTTTTCTCGTGACACGCCTTTATGGTGGGTAGATTTTTCTAAAGAGGACGGGGAAGAAATTACCAACTCCCCTGCACCTATAGCTTGTCTGTGGGTAGGAAATGCCATAGACCAAGTACAAGGCGATCGCCATGCTCACATTTTTCTACTTTATGTCGAGCCAGAACACCGACGGCGGGGTGTTGGTACAGCTTTGATGCGATATATAGAAAATTGGGCAACTCAAAGAGGCGATCGCCAACTTGGCTTACAAGTGTTTCAGTCCAACCAACCCGCCTTGAATCTTTACAATCAGTTAGGTTATCAAACCCAATCTCTTTGGATGGTAAAATCGCTGAATACCAATAAAGAAGAAACTGGCGTGTAA
- a CDS encoding phosphomannose isomerase type II C-terminal cupin domain: MTQNENNDQSNINDSSPHSGTRYWGNVEVIEEGESYRISRIEIKPRHSIKPQIHYHRNEHWVVVSGVAKVTCGEEEILLNRNESTYVPSATLHKVENPGQIPLVILEIQNGEYLGEDDTERPYDLNLVKPGSES; encoded by the coding sequence ATGACTCAGAATGAAAATAATGATCAGTCAAATATCAATGACTCTTCTCCCCATTCAGGTACGCGTTATTGGGGTAACGTGGAAGTTATAGAGGAAGGAGAATCTTATAGAATTAGCCGGATTGAAATCAAGCCCAGGCATAGTATTAAACCACAAATTCACTATCACCGCAATGAACACTGGGTTGTAGTATCTGGTGTAGCCAAGGTAACTTGTGGTGAAGAGGAGATATTATTAAATCGAAATGAGTCAACTTATGTTCCCTCAGCAACGCTGCATAAGGTAGAAAATCCAGGACAAATTCCGCTAGTAATTCTGGAAATTCAAAATGGTGAATATTTAGGTGAGGATGATACTGAACGTCCTTATGATTTAAATTTAGTCAAGCCTGGATCTGAAAGTTAG
- a CDS encoding type II toxin-antitoxin system PemK/MazF family toxin, with amino-acid sequence MNIERGQIYFVNLNPVLGREQAGTRPVLVLSVDAINQSPVVVGTKGTNIKRDYPTNIRVSPSDSGLLVETVFLCFQIRSLDPNRFPADPVGKISDSKMLDVEVAVRYCLGL; translated from the coding sequence GTGAACATCGAGAGAGGACAAATTTATTTTGTCAATCTTAATCCAGTACTGGGTAGAGAACAAGCAGGAACACGACCAGTTTTAGTGTTATCTGTAGACGCTATCAACCAATCACCTGTAGTTGTCGGTACTAAAGGAACAAACATTAAGCGTGATTATCCAACTAACATACGAGTCTCTCCAAGTGACAGCGGATTGCTTGTAGAAACAGTGTTTTTATGTTTTCAAATTCGTTCTTTAGACCCAAATCGCTTTCCTGCTGACCCAGTTGGTAAAATTTCTGACTCCAAAATGCTTGATGTTGAAGTTGCGGTTCGCTACTGTTTGGGTTTATGA